From the genome of Marasmius oreades isolate 03SP1 chromosome 1, whole genome shotgun sequence:
CCAACAGACCCACAAATATACCGCTATCTTCCTGGGGAGAAACCTGGCATACCGTATTACCGGTAGCCGATGTGAGGGTGAGAGATTCTTCCACGGGCAGTAAGCATCATGGGGATGCCAACGCATTGAATCACTTTTAGAGCACACTTTCCAATTCCGGTAGTCATCCGCCCAGATTTCCCGAGGACTCTGTTATCGATATTCATGTATCGAAAGAGATAATTCACGGACAGTGAGCTGGGACAAAGGACTTAAAGGAACATCAGTCCGGCACTGTACGTTAACTTTCGTTGGTTGGGATATTTACTACATTATCGGGTCCCAGTGTCCTGTGCTCTTCCAAATTGTAGCTCTATTATTGTTACAGAGAGGTGCAGATACGAGGATGTTGATGTTGATACAGAAAGGGTATATGTATAAACGAATAAATCCACCGTCAGGTTTTTTCAGGTCCACGACGCAAGGGCGTCAGAGGAATGGACGTGGTGTGATCATTATAATTCGGTGCCGAACTAGAACGAGCCTGGTTGACAGACCTTTGCCTGCCAGTTCGAAATACTTGTTCATAGAGCGGTGGAAGAGAATCCTCATTTTCTGCgccatcatcctcttccaaAATAGGCCCCGCATCTACCTCTCGCCGTCTCTCGCGCCGTCTTTCTCGCCGCGCACGGCGTGATGACGATTGGTCGCTTGACGATGTATTTGAGCTATAGGTACCCGAAGACGGGGGATCATATGAACCCGTAACCGTGGAGGGCGAAAGACTGGAGGACAGGTCGGTATCTGTGCCTAATGTGACAGTGGCAGGAGTGGGTCTGATAGAGATCCGAGGGCCTTTCGACGAATAGGCCTGAACGGGGAAGGGTTCCACATGTGTAGGCTGAGGGGGAGCGGGAGGGGGGATTGAGCCGcccattctcctcctccgatGCCTTCGGCGCAAACAGAAAAGACCGATGGCGATCAGTATCACGGCTGCGCCGAATCCTCCTACAGCACCTCCAGCGATGGCTCCGATAGGTGCCGAGGAGCTTGACGAACTTGTAGCGGTCGGTGCGGTCGATGTCCCCGGTCCAGGGTTTGAGGGATCTTGAGTGACAGTACTAATGACGGCGGGGGAATCGTCAATTAATATCTCGAGGTCGAAGCGATCTATGGTAAGTTGGGAATTCCCCAGAGGAGTGCCTCGTGTGTCGTTCTGGTTGGTCAAAATGACGACGTGTTGCCCAGGGCTATCGAAAACTCTTGAGTAGAGAACAATCTAGTGAAAAGGCTGGCATGTCATGGATCGCCAATGACAGAGAAGAGACCAAATTTTACCGGTGGATTGGTTCCATCATCTGTGCTATTCAAGCCGTCAACGGGTTCAAATCTTGGGTTATTGGGATCACAGTCAATGCAGATGGCGTAAAGCGCTCCGCGTGAGCGAGCTATTCCATAATAATAGAAGGCAATTGCAGGTTGTGGAAAAGCTGCCAATATCATCAGTTCAGAGAATGGTCAGAATCCAAAGTCAATTGTTTACTCACTGAAAGTTACATTGGCTTGTGGGTCATTTGAGCTCGACAGGGTCCCCGTCTGGTGAACACTACTAGCATTCCATGTCCCATCGTGAAACCAGTTTCCTGCATACTTGAGTCTGTCATCTCGGTCATCGAACGTGATATTTTTGTGCCGCACACTCGAGCTCATAGGAATTCAAGATACTGCTAGCTGTTGACAAGGGGAAAGGAAGATTCTGATGGTTGATACAGCAGCCAGACGGGGCCCATATATAAACCAGTTTCATATTGTTGTGCCGCTGATGATGGTTGTACTGAATTGAGTCCTGCATTGAGGTACACCCTCAAATTTCTGTTGTCGACGCCCATCATCCTGGACCGGTACCGTTACATCGACTATTATGAGGTTCTTTGCATTGCGAGAACCTCTTCTGCAACAGAAATAAAGACTGCATATCACAAAGCATTACTGCAGAATCATCCCGACAAAGCAAAAACAGCCACGGTGAAAGCGGACATCGCAACCATCAAGATGGCCTATGAAACCCTCTCATTGGCACAATCAAGGCTGGAATATGATTCAATGCTAGATGAGCACAAGAAGCCGTCAGCTACACCACGACCCGCTCAGGTTATCTCTCTAGAGGAATTCGAAGAGGACGGAGGGATATGGCACCACCCTTGTCGCTGTGGCGGTAGTTATTCGGTTTCTGAAGAAGATATGGAGAAGAATATACATCTGAGTGGTTGTGATGGTTGTTCAGAGGTCGTTTGGGTAGGTTTTGAGGTCTTGGAAGTCTTGGAAGGGGAGTAGTTCCTAACTTCCCGGTGTGTTATCTCTTACACTACTGATGATCATTAGAATTTCTAACGAAGATCGCCTCAATCTAGGATCCGGGATGTACAACCAAGTCTTCGAGTACCAAAATCATTGTCGGCGATTGGATTTGCCTGACGCCGACTCATTGGACCACAGATTCTCGACGTTTTCATCGAAACCTGATGTTGATCAATGTCAACGTGTCTGTCACCATCTTTCTCGTTGTCCGAAATGACGAACACAGCTTCCTCCATTCTCATCTCTCACAACCAAAGGACATTGCACCTTTCCATTATCCATTGAAGCAGAACATGTAATCCAGAAAGCTCCCGTCGATTGAACTTGGACATTTAGGTTGATGTGAGATGAGTTCGAGATCATTGCTGCAGGTCAAACAATTGTACTTGGCGGAACCGAATATGGAGACACAATCTACAGCTTACTGCGAAACTACAAACTACTTTGTTCTGATGCAAGGCTTAATGGGATATTGAGCTGTTCGGGATCCAGGTACACGTGCAGATTTAGCACTCGCCAGCCAGGAACGGAAACATACGATTTTGTCTGCTAGTTTATCATCCAAAGGCTTATAACGATGGTCCTCCTATTTCTAGAGCGCGTAAACAGTGAAGAGTCGAGTCTTGGGCTAATGAATATAGAGCTAGTCCTCGTAGTTGCTTATGGCCTTGTACCAAGCACGGCACTAGATCTTGGTTACGCTTACTGTAGATTCTGATCAAGGGGTGAGCAAAGCACACGCGCTTTCTTAACATCGATACTCCCGCATCACCCAGCACTCATATCCTCCATTCATCTCTTAtgccctcttcctctcatcCATTGAGAAATCACATTGTTGATCATGATGTGGGACAAACTTTCAATAAGTTCGCACAAATTCATCAAGCTGTCATCCAATACACCCTTCGGTGATGCATCACGAAAGACGCTTCGCCACGAACATGACACTCTCAGTGCTCTTTGATTCTGGACCTCTAACATTCCATGAGCAGCGAAAAGTACGGTGTACTCAGCTTGAAAGAGCGCCTTTCCTTGGTTGCCTGCATTCTTGAACTTCGTTCGTGCCAACGCCGTTGAATCCTGTCGCCGCGTGTACTAATTTCGAAACAGCCTTCACAGTCACTGCGCGGATTATCACCTCTATCGGCGCTGCTCATAACAAATCCAAGTCGACGCGCCGTGTACTTGGAGATGCAACGTTCAAGTTCCTCGGGGATCGACTCAACTACCACCAGATCCAGTTCGTCTTCGGCACATCCGTCAACGTTTACGAGAGTTGGGCGAAAAGTAACAAACTTCCCATCGCTGTCGATGATCTTGGGGATACGGGTGGACAACTGTTCTGGATCGGCTCGAAACAGCTCGACCGGGTGGTCCTATACATGCATGGTAAGCTTACTTAGCTGAGCATTCCCGCTTTCTGCGTCAAGGCTCATCAGAACACACAGGAGGAGGATTTGTTGCCCCACTTCAAGACTATATGTTGGATTTCTGGCGCTCTGTTCAGAAGACTGTAGAAGCACAGAAGGTAGAAGTAGGTTTTGCCGTTCTAGCGTATAGTAAGTGATACTCGTTTCTATTTTTTATTGCTTCTGACGATCGAATACAGGTATCATCCCTGACGCTGGATTCCCTCAGCAGCTGCGacaggctgttgaagccGTCCATCACCTTGTTCGCGCCGGAGTTCCCATGCAGAACATCCAGATCGTTGGCGACTCCGCTGGCGCGAACCTCGTCATGCAACTCTACTCCCACATTCTCCATCCTCACCCCGATGTTCCTCCCTTGTCCGTTACCACCAAATTCTCCAGCATGTGCCTCATTTCGCCTTGGATCTCCATGCTAGGCGAGGGTGCTTCATCCTTTGAATCTGCGAAGAGCGTCAACGACGTTATGAACCCCAAGACCTCCCGTGCATGGGGAGCTCGTGTTCTCCAAGATGTACCCGACGCCTATCGCCCATACGTCGACGCTGTGAACGCGCCGAGTGGTTGGTTCAAAGGTATGGATGGTATTGTGGATCGTATCCTCGTTATCGTTGGAGACGCAGAGTGCCCATACAACTCTACGGTAGTGTTCGAGAAAGACCATCTTTCGAAGCATCATCCCAGCGTGACGCTGTTCACTCAGGGAGATGGTGTTCACGATGATCCTTTCATGGAGTTCTTCGCCAGATCGTCTAAGCATGGTGAAGCAGCCAAGCTGATCTGCGAGTGGGTTGCGAGTGGATGAAGGCTTGTATAATCATCGACTCATTCGTCGATTTTCATATTTATCGCTCTGGTCAT
Proteins encoded in this window:
- a CDS encoding uncharacterized protein (MEROPS:MER0033237) — its product is MPSSSHPLRNHIVDHDVGQTFNNEKYGVLSLKERLSLVACILELPFTVTARIITSIGAAHNKSKSTRRVLGDATFKFLGDRLNYHQIQFVFGTSVNVYESWAKSNKLPIAVDDLGDTGGQLFWIGSKQLDRVVLYMHGGGFVAPLQDYMLDFWRSVQKTVEAQKVEVGFAVLAYSIIPDAGFPQQLRQAVEAVHHLVRAGVPMQNIQIVGDSAGANLVMQLYSHILHPHPDVPPLSVTTKFSSMCLISPWISMLGEGASSFESAKSVNDVMNPKTSRAWGARVLQDVPDAYRPYVDAVNAPSGWFKGMDGIVDRILVIVGDAECPYNSTVVFEKDHLSKHHPSVTLFTQGDGVHDDPFMEFFARSSKHGEAAKLICEWVASG
- a CDS encoding uncharacterized protein (MEROPS:MER0033237), whose product is MSSEKYGVLSLKERLSLVACILELPFTVTARIITSIGAAHNKSKSTRRVLGDATFKFLGDRLNYHQIQFVFGTSVNVYESWAKSNKLPIAVDDLGDTGGQLFWIGSKQLDRVVLYMHGGGFVAPLQDYMLDFWRSVQKTVEAQKVEVGFAVLAYSIIPDAGFPQQLRQAVEAVHHLVRAGVPMQNIQIVGDSAGANLVMQLYSHILHPHPDVPPLSVTTKFSSMCLISPWISMLGEGASSFESAKSVNDVMNPKTSRAWGARVLQDVPDAYRPYVDAVNAPSGWFKGMDGIVDRILVIVGDAECPYNSTVVFEKDHLSKHHPSVTLFTQGDGVHDDPFMEFFARSSKHGEAAKLICEWVASG